A portion of the Fulvia fulva chromosome 1, complete sequence genome contains these proteins:
- a CDS encoding 2-oxoisovalerate dehydrogenase subunit beta, mitochondrial, whose product MSKPLNSGVRAATRISQSLPHAPRRRYASHPPKARLNIPTDYGTTPLLHHTSKSALANQELPQEARNGTTDRKNLFQAINGALSHALRNDPRVLLFGEDVAFGGVFRCSMNLASEFGEDRVFNTPLSEQGLVGFAIGAACEGMRPVAEVQFADYVFPAFDQIVNEAAKIRYRAGSNEGMDCGGLTIRMPSGGVGHGALYHSQSPESLFTHVPGLRVVVPRSPTQAKGLLLAAIESPDPVIFLEPKILYRAAVEHVPAEAYTLPLSKAEVLKKGKDVTIISYGTPLYRCQAALAAAEKDLKCEVELIDLRTIYPWDKETVTNSVNKTGRVIVVHESMVNAGIGAEVAATIQEKCFLRLEAPVQRVAGWSTHNGLAYEAFNFPDVTRIYNSIKNVLDY is encoded by the coding sequence ATGAGCAAGCCTCTAAACAGTGGCGTTCGAGCTGCCACGCGTATATCACAATCACTACCACATGCACCACGAAGAAGATACGCATCACACCCGCCCAAAGCCCGGCTAAACATCCCCACAGACTATGGCACTACTCCGCTCCTCCACCACACCTCCAAATCCGCCCTCGCCAACCAAGAACTTCCCCAAGAGGCACGAAACGGCACTACAGATAGGAAGAATCTTTTCCAAGCCATCAATGGCGCTCTCTCGCACGCTTTACGGAACGACCCTAGAGTCTTGCTCTTCGGCGAGGACGTCGCTTTCGGCGGCGTGTTTAGGTGCAGTATGAATCTCGCCAGCGAGTTCGGCGAAGACCGTGTCTTCAACACTCCACTGAGCGAGCAAGGTCTCGTGGGTTTCGCAATTGGCGCTGCATGCGAGGGCATGAGACCTGTGGCGGAAGTGCAGTTTGCGGATTATGTTTTCCCGGCCTTTGACCAGATTGTGAATGAGGCTGCGAAGATACGGTACAGGGCTGGAAGTAATGAGGGAATGGATTGTGGCGGATTGACGATTAGGATGCCGAGTGGTGGGGTAGGGCACGGGGCGCTCTACCATAGTCAGAGTCCAGAGAGTCTGTTCACGCATGTCCCGGGGTTGAGAGTGGTGGTGCCAAGGAGTCCGACCCAGGCGAAGGGGCTGTTGTTGGCGGCGATTGAGAGTCCAGATCCCGTCATCTTCTTGGAACCGAAGATCTTGTATAGGGCTGCAGTGGAGCATGTGCCGGCTGAGGCTTACACATTACCATTGAGCAAGGCAGAGGTCTTGAAGAAGGGAAAAGATGTGACCATCATATCCTACGGCACGCCGCTCTATAGGTGCCAGGCGGCGTTGGCAGCAGCGGAGAAGGATCTGAAGTGCGAAGTGGAGCTGATCGATCTGAGGACGATCTACCCATGGGATAAGGAAACTGTCACGAACTCTGTGAACAAGACCGGACGCGTGATTGTCGTGCATGAGAGCATGGTGAACGCTGGCATTGGTGCGGAGGTTGCAGCAACGATACAGGAGAAGTGCTTCCTGAGACTGGAGGCTCCAGTTCAGCGAGTGGCGGGTTGGTCGACACATAATGGGCTAGCATACGAAGCCTTCAACTTCCCCGACGTTACCAGAATATACAATAGCATCAAGAATGTATTGGACTACTGA
- a CDS encoding Nucleolar protein 16, whose product MGRELQKKKNRSGINKVRQKPKSKKKILTNPIIAENWDKSQSLAQNYTRLGLTAKLNKNTGGVERKVSDVLDETARAGDALHIANASKRKEQLDVSEAKIERDPETGKILRVLDDGRNTVRSNPLNDPLNHLDSDDSEDEVLNHRNQHATDGFGGAAGDDEESKTETVRRLEEAANRPAKKFKRRMPDGEVEFVEELVRKYGDDYGKMARDHRINYMQRSEGDIKKRIKKWRENGGTLELARA is encoded by the coding sequence ATGGGCCGCGAACTGCAAAAGAAGAAGAACCGCTCGGGCATCAACAAAGTCCGCCAAAAGCCCAAGAGCAAGAAGAAGATCCTGACCAACCCCATCATCGCCGAGAACTGGGACAAGTCGCAATCTTTGGCGCAAAACTACACACGACTCGGCCTGACCGCAAAGCTCAACAAAAACACTGGCGGCGTAGAGAGGAAAGTGTCAGACGTCCTCGACGAGACCGCGCGAGCAGGTGATGCCTTGCACATTGCGAATGCCTCGAAACGGAAAGAACAACTCGACGTCTCGGAAGCGAAGATCGAGCGCGATCCAGAAACTGGCAAGATCCTCCGAGTCCTCGACGACGGCCGCAACACTGTCCGCTCGAATCCCTTGAACGACCCCCTCAACCATCTCGACTCCGACGACTCCGAAGACGAAGTTCTCAATCACCGGAACCAGCACGCGACAGACGGATTTGGCGGTGCAGCAGGAGACGACGAGGAAAGCAAGACAGAGACCGTACGAAGGTTAGAAGAGGCGGCGAACCGACCTGCGAAGAAGTTCAAGAGGAGGATGCCGGATGGCGAGGTAGAGTTTGTGGAGGAGCTGGTGAGGAAGTACGGGGACGACTACGGGAAGATGGCGAGAGATCATAGGATCAATTACATGCAACGGAGTGAGGGCGACATCAAGAAGAGGATCAAAAAGTGGAGGGAGAATGGTGGAACGCTTGAGTTAGCAAGGGCCTAG
- a CDS encoding Zinc transporter: MSPRNYTLAVFAAAALLCLAYAELRPRVVDTPNAGLPSTQEIEAQLQQCPIIESLVARKAIHEKHELSVLQRSFATLFPFTSPAWNALMATLYISGPPNFLLALCPTNIDPSSLNTMVAFAVGGLLRDTLFHLLPEIFLGDVPEGEARAVLVEPNKNLLLGLAIMVGFVTFVAMDKGLRIATGGAGHTHAHGASRDKPNGHVGAQASSTGASASAGAVSVRQRKQDQTNEKDVVPAGIQEEPKKEVKLSAYLNIIADFTHNITDGLAMSSSFYASPTIGATTTLAVFCHEIPHEVGDFALLIQGGMNKRMAMGLQFVTALGALLGTFIGIAVQELGGNAAGVEAVIGAGNVGIFGTSLQCGDMLLPFTAGTFLYVGTVGVIPEMLETGPNRWKELRNTATQFAAMAAGAAIMLVISWE; the protein is encoded by the exons ATGTCCCCAAGAAACTACACACTCGCCGTGTTCGCGGCAGCAGCTCTGCTCTGTCTTGCCTACGCCGAGCTCAGGCCCAGAGTCGTCGACACACCCAATGCCGGGTTGCCGAGCACCCAGGAGATCGAGGCGCAGCTCCAG CAATGTCCCATCATAGAGTCCCTCGTCGCTCGCAAAGCCATCCACGAGAAGCATGAACTCTCCGTCCTTCAACGCAGCTTCGCGACCCTCTTCCCTTTCACGTCGCCGGCATGGAACGCACTCATGGCCACCCTCTACATCAGTGGCCCGCCAAACTTCCTCCTCGCACTATGCCCTACCAACATCGATCCCAGCAGCTTGAACACCATGGTCGCCTTTGCCGTCGGAGGACTGTTGCGTGACACACTCTTCCACCTCCTGCCTGAGATCTTTCTGGGTGACGTGCCGGAAGGTGAGGCCAGAGCTGTGCTAGTGGAGCCGAATAAGAATCTGCTGCTTGGTCTCGCTATCATGGTCGGCTTCGTCACGTTTGTGGCAATGGACAAGGGACTCAGGATTGCAACTGGTGGAGCGGGACATACGCATGCCCACGGAGCAAGCCGTGACAAACCCAACGGGCATGTCGGAGCGCAGGCCTCTTCGACTGGCGCTTCTGCGAGCGCAGGAGCTGTCTCTGTGAGGCAGCGCAAGCAGGACCAGACCAACGAGAAGGATGTTGTGCCTGCAGGCATCCAAGAGGAGCCGAAGAAGGAGGTCAAGCTTTCTGCCTATCTGAACATCATCGCCGACTTCACGCACAACATCACAGATGGACTAGCAATGTCTTCGTCGTTTTATGCTAGCCCGACGATCGGTGCTACCACCACTTTGGCCGTCTTCTGTCACGAGATCCCTCATGAAGTTGGAGACTTTGCTCTGCTGATACAGGGAGGCATGAACAAGCGGATGGCGATGGGTCTCCAGTTCGTTACTGCGCTTGGTGCCCTTTTGGGTACCTTCATCGGCATCGCTGTTCAGGAGCTGGGCGGTAACGCCGCAGGCGTGGAGGCTGTAATCGGCGCTGGCAACGTCGGCATCTTCGGGACGAGTCTACAATGCGGTGACATGCTATTACCTTTCACTGCTGGCACCTTCTTGTACGTAGGCACTGTTGGTGTGATACCCGAGATGCTGGAGACCGGACCGAACAGGTGGAAGGAGCTTCGAAATACTGCGACGCAGTTCGCTGCTATGGCTGCTGGTGCGGCCATCATGCTGGTCATCTCCTGGGAGTAG
- a CDS encoding Guanine nucleotide-binding protein alpha-2 subunit has translation MVIMCFGSSSKEDPEAKKSKAIEKQLREDQKRMAKEVKLLLLGAGESGKSTVLKQMRLIHTKGFSTQERKQWKVTIFQNLLHAFQVVFGAMEEQEVDFADNDNIRFAEIVAADPDIGVDEPMPLDCLNAFRSLWEDQGVQAAIKKGNEYALHDNLTYYFSEIERLFAKDYLPTDQDILRARLRTTGISETIFETGNLTYRMFDVGGQRSERKKWIHVFDNVQVVLFLVAISGFDHVLVEDRNGNQMHEALMLFESIANSKYFEKSALILFLNKIDLFNEKVETGAARIADHFPDYTGNDRDTEAGAQFFAKKFRNLVRDPDKDAYVHFTNATDTNLLDKTMKSVQDMIVQRNLHNLML, from the exons ATGGTCATCATGTGTTTCGGAAGCAGCAGCAAGGAGGACCCGGAGGCGAAGAAGAGCAAGGCGATTGAGAAGCAGCTGCGCGAGGACCAGAAGCGGATGGCGAAGGAAGTGAAACTGTTGCTACTTGGTGCCGGCGAGTCAGGAAAATCGACGGTGCTCAAGCAGATGCGATTGATCCACACCAAGGGCTTTTCGACACAAGAACGAAAACAATGGAAGGTCACCATCTTTCAGAACCTCCTGCACGCGTTCCAAGTCGTGTTTGGCGCCATGGAGGAGCAGGAGGTAGATTTTGCTGACAACGACAACATC CGATTCGCAGAGATAGTCGCGGCCGACCCTGACATCGGAGTGGACGAGCCCATGCCACTTGACTGCCTCAACGCATTCAGAAGTCTATGGGAGGACCAGGGGGTCCAAGCTGCGATCAAGAAAGGCAACGAATACGCGCTACATGACAACCTGACATA CTACTTTTCCGAAATCGAAAGGCTGTTCGCCAAAGACTACCTGCCAACCGATCAAGACATCCTACGAGCACGATTGCGGACGACCGGCATCAGCGAAACCATCTTCGAAACCGGCAACCTGACGTACCGCATGTTCGATGTTGGTGGACAAAGATCAGAGCGGAAGAAGTGGATTCACGTTTTCGACAACGTCCAAGTGGTACTTTTCTTGGTTGCAATCAGCGGCTTTGACCATGTCTTGGTCGAAGACCGCAATGGC AACCAAATGCACGAAGCATTGATGCTATTTGAGAGCATCGCCAACTCGAAGTATTTCGAGAAGTCCGCTCTCATCCTCTTTCTGAACAAGATCGACCTCTTCAACGAGAAGGTCGAGACTGGCGCAGCACGAATCGCGGATCACTTTCCCGACTACACAGGCAACGACAGGGACACCGAGGCAGGCGCTCAGTTCTTCGCAAAGAAGTTCCGCAACCTTGTACGAGATCCTGACAAGGATGCCTACGTGCACTTCACCAACGCTACCGACACGAATCTGCTGGATAAGACGATGAAGAGTGTGCAGGACATGATTGTGCAGCGGAACTTGCATAACCTGATGCTGTAA